One Drechmeria coniospora strain ARSEF 6962 chromosome 01, whole genome shotgun sequence genomic region harbors:
- a CDS encoding nicotinate-nucleotide diphosphorylase produces the protein MSSAGSLAHLLPPSWKGQVTAWLAEDTPSLDYAGYVVGEAGRTATLWAKSAGVLAGRPFVDEVLAQCGCSVEWHVAEGADLDPSGDGASSGRLRVATVTGPARGILVGERVALNTLSRCSGIASRSRSLAERLRKAGYSGRLAGTRKTTPGFRLVEKYGMLVGGADGHRMDLSAMVMLKDNHVWSRGSIADAVRAAREVAGFSLKIEVEVQSEAEADEAIEAGADVVMLDNFSPDVVGVAAKRLKERWRGAKPFLLEISGGLTADNVEPYVCQDVDIISTIAPRAGARVNSQA, from the exons ATGTCCTCCGCCGGCTCCCTCGCGCACCTCCTCCCGCCCAGCTGGAAGGGCCAGGTCACAGCctggctcgccgaggacacgCCGTCGCTCGACTACGCCGGctacgtcgtcggcgaggccggccgcaCCGCCACCCTGTGGGCCAAGTCGGCGGGCGTCCTCGCCGGGCGGCCCTttgtcgacgaggtgctCGCCCAGTGCGGCTGCTCCGTCGAGTGGCACGTGGCCGAGggtgccgacctcgacccgtcaggcgacggcgcgagCTCGGGGAGGCTGCGGGTCGCGACCGTCACGGGCCCCGCGCgaggcatcctcgtcggcgagcgcgtCGCCCTCAACACGCTGTCCCGCTGCTCCGGCATcgccagccgcagccgctcgCTCGCGGAGAGGCTGCGGAAGGCCGGCTACTCGGGAAGGCTCGCAGGCACGCGCAAGACGACGCCCGGCTTCCGACTGGTGGAAAAGTACGGCATgctggtcggcggcgccgacggccaccgCATGGACCTGAGCGCCATGGTCATGCTCAAGGACAACCACGTGTGGAGCCGGGgcagcatcgccgacgccgtcaggGCCGCTCGGGAGGTGGCCGGCTTCAGCCTCAAgatcgaggtcgaggtccagtccgaggccgaggccgacgaggccatcgaggccggGGCCGACGTGGTCATGCTCGACAACTTCAgccccgacgtcgtcggcgtcgcggccAAGAGACTCAAGGAGCGTTGGCGCGGCGCGAAGCCCTTTCTCCTCGAAATCTCGGGCGGCTTGACGGCCGACAACGTCGAGCCGTACGTGTGCCAGG ACGTCGACATCATCTCGACGA TCGCCCCTCGGGCCGGTGCCCGCGTCAACTCTCAGGCCTGA
- a CDS encoding phosphoribosylglycinamide formyltransferase, giving the protein MLPSGASIDDKIKNFLCSPGTTTDSQKLHQTFPYPEDTITTMFQILVMASGQGSNFQALVDGVESGRIPNSSICRLMVNRSKAYATTRADKHGIPWEYFNLISHGFQEKGERDAGRLQRAREEYDAALAQKVLACSPRPDLIVLAGWMYIFGQRFLDPVSAAGIRVINLHPALPGKYDGAHAIERAFADFKAGQLERNTTGIMVHNVIRQVDHGAPILVREVGCLPDDDLATLEARIHSHEHELIVEATAKLAREMTST; this is encoded by the coding sequence ATGCTCCCTAGTGGGGCAAGCATCGACGATAAGATCAAGAACTTTCTCTGCTCTCCAGGCACTACGACAGACTCGCAAAAGCTACATCAAACCTTTCCCTACCCCGAAGATACCATCACGACCATGTTCCAGATCCTCGTCATGGCCAGCGGGCAAGGGTCCAACTTtcaggccctcgtcgacggcgtcgagagcGGTCGGATCCCCAACTCGTCCATCTGCCGGCTCATGGTCAACCGGTCCAAGGCGTACGCAACGACGCGGGCCGACAAGCACGGGATCCCCTGGGAGTACTTCAACCTCATCTCCCACGGCTTCCAGGAAAAGGGCGAAAGGGACGCGGGGCGGCTGCAGCGGGCGCGTGAGGAGTACGACGCGGCGCTCGCGCAAAAGGTGctcgcctgctcgccgcGTCCGGACCTCATCGTGCTCGCCGGCTGGATGTACATCTTTGGACAGCGCTTCCTCGACCCCGTGAGCGCGGCGGGCATCCGCGTCATCAACCTGCACCCAGCGCTGCCGGGCAAGTACGACGGCGCCCACGCCATCGAAAGGGCCTTTGCCGACTTCAAGGCCGGCCAGCTCGAGCGCAACACGACCGGCATCATGGTCCACAACGTCATCCGACAGGTCGACCACGGCGCGCCCATCCTCGTGAGGGAGGTGGGGTGTCTCCCGGACGACGATCtggcgacgctcgaggccaGGATACACTCGCATGAGCACGAGCTGATtgtcgaggcgacggccaagctcGCGCGCGAGATGACATCGACCTAG
- a CDS encoding hypothetical protein (related to acetylhydrolase) translates to MSLKLFSNRPCIPNMPPEQDVELESLSDRSDVSEASDLSDQPDSPLVAPVVTQRQWPRPRWLAPVKPSTLRASTALVARRPVASLLLLVAAAYVLSCVLRRVPLLASPLPPYTGPHAVGSVDVEVPLPTPRLISHTTFDATGKPAFELESVLFTFYYPVDAAVGPSLPARPWMPKPISLTAEGYAKFAHANIFLIRQLFTLALWLIVGGITVPSRVDAPLLSSPEPLPVVVFSHGMASSRTDYTAYLGELASRGHVVAAVEHRDGSCPGTLVIVPGKQDRRLLHFSATELRSVPPMDAQRLKAEQLAFREAEVFEVVRLLDTINAGNASDVAASNSRPEGRTLHAWTSRLDLTRLTLGGHSYGATLALQALARAPFPVAGGIVLDPGKSSGPLNPNASVPILVVHSDSWSRQPSLFFGRPHFDVVRRLVRGILNRTGAAWFVTALGTSHPSVSDAPLIEPLLLRWATGASMDAREALKGYVAVSVDFLRFLRTGKPEGLLAEPVTHDTYASWVSEERMQSFQLARLWKIHVSSA, encoded by the coding sequence atgtCGCTCAAACTCTTCTCCAACCGACCATGCATCCCCAACATGCCCCCCGAGCAGGACGTCGAACTTGAATCCCTCTCCGATCGCTCCGACGTCTCGGAAGCATCTGATCTCTCCGACCAACCCGACTCGCCCCTCGTCGCACCGGTCGTGACGCAACGACAATGGCCTCGACCGCGATGGCTGGCTCCCGTGAAGCCCAGCACCTTGCGAGCGTCAACGGCCCTCgtggctcgtcgtcctgtTGCTtccctcctcctgctcgtcgccgcagcCTACGTCCTCTCGTGCGTCCTCCGGCGCGTGCCCCTGCTTgcctcgccgttgccgccttACACGGGACCACACGCCGTCGGATCCGTCGATGTTGAGGTTcccctgccgacgccgagactCATCTCCCACACGACGTTCGACGCCACGGGGAAGCCCGCGTTTGAGCTCGAATCCGTCCTCTTCACCTTCTACTatcccgtcgacgccgccgtcgggccaTCGCTTCCTGCCCGTCCGTGGATGCCGAAGCCCATCAGCCTCACGGCCGAAGGCTACGCCAAGTTCGCCCACGCCAACATCTTCCTCATCCGCCAGCTGTTCACTCTTGCCCTGTggctcatcgtcggcggcatcaccGTTCCTTCGCGAGTTGACGCTCcgctcctctcctcccccgaGCCTCTTCCCGTCGTGGTCTTCTCGCACGGCATGGCGAGCTCGCGCACCGACTACACGGCCTatctcggcgagctcgcgtCGCGAGgacacgtcgtcgccgccgtcgagcaccgCGACGGGAGCTGCCCGGGCACCCTCGTCATCGTGCCGGGGAAGCAGgaccgccgcctccttcacTTCTCCGCGACCGAGCTGCGCTCCGTGCCGCCCATGGACGCGCAGCGGCTCAAGGCGGAGCAGCTCGCCTTCCGCGAAGCCGAGGTCTTTGAGGTCGTCCGCCTTCTCGACACCATCAACGCCGGCAACGCCAGCGACGTCGCCGCTTCCAACTCCCGCCCCGAAGGCCGCACCCTTCACGCCTGGACCTCCCGCCTCGACCTGACCCGGCTCACCCTGGGCGGGCACTCGTACGGCGCGACGCTCGCCCTCCAGGCCCTCGCACGCGCCCCCTTCCCCGTCGCGGGtggcatcgtcctcgacccgGGCAAGTCGTCCGGCCCGCTGAACCCAAACGCCTCGGtccccatcctcgtcgtccactCGGACTCGTGGTCTCGCCAGCCCTCCCTCTTCTTCGGCCGCCCCCATTTCGATGTCGTGCGTCGGCTGGTCCGGGGCATCCTGAACcgcaccggcgccgcctgGTTCGTCACGGCCCTCGGCACCTCGCATCCCAGTGTCTCGGACGCGCCGCTCATCGAacccctgctgctgcgctgGGCCACCGGTGCGAGCATGGACGCGCGGGAGGCGCTGAAGGGGTACGtggccgtctccgtcgacTTCCTCCGCTTTCTACGCACCGGCAAGCCAGAGGGGTTGCTGGCAGAGCCGGTGACCCACGACACGTATGCTTCGTGGGTGAGCGAGGAACGCATGCAATCCTTCCAACTCGCTCGTCTGTGGAAGATACACGTCAGCTCAGCCTGA
- a CDS encoding vacuolar serine protease has translation MRTVAALSVAAVAQASFKVGTVNDKSAPVLGSIHAEVIPDAYIITFKDHVDDSAASDHHSWVKSIHGEDEDERLELRKRGSISDALYSGIKHTYKIGDSFRGYSGHFHESIIEKLRNHPDVEYIERDSVVHTMLPVDSTEGAVTEDACNGETEKQAPWGLARLSHRKTLNFGTFNKYLYAASGGEGVDAYVIDTGCNIQHVDFEGRAKWGKTIPDGDEDEDGNGHGTHCSGTIAGKKYGVAKKANIRAVKVLRSNGSGSMSDVVRGVEYAAISHLEQVKAAKAGKRKGFKGSVANMSLGGGKTQALDAAVNAAVKTGVHFAVAAGNDNADACNYSPAAADAPLTVGASALDDSRAYFSNYGKCTDIFAPGLSILSTWIGSKYATNTISGTSMASPHICGLLAYYLSLQPAKDSEFALADITPKKLKDTLISISTEGILSDLPDETPNKLAWNGGGCSDFSKIVDAGGYKATAAPKKATTLKKLEEAAVEDLVTVRGKIVKGAKSFGDRAEIFAKKIHDLVEEEVQQSVAHVAGSDDSVGAAVAKQEQADTGLALPRKPRLFPLMASRQHHNTIYVLHFTN, from the exons ATGCgaaccgtcgccgccctctccgtcgccgccgtcgctcagGCCTCGTTCAAGGTCGGCACCGTCAACGACAAGTCGGCGCCCGTCCTCGGCTCCATCCACGCCGAGGTCATCCCCGATGCCTACATAATCACGTTCAAGGACCACGTAGAtgactcggccgcctcggatCATCACTCGTGGGTCAAGTCGATccacggcgaggatgaggacgaaCGTCTCGAGCTCCGCAAGCGTGGCTCCATCTCGGACGCCCTCTACAGCGGCATCAAGCACACGTACAAGATTGGCGACTCATTCCGCGGCTACTCGGGCCACTTCCACGAGAGCATCATCGAGAAGCTCCGCAACCACCCGGAT GTCGAGTACATCGAGCGGGACTCGGTCGTCCACACCATGCTTCCCGTGGACTCGACGGAGGGCGCCGTGACGGAGGATGCCTGCAACGGCGAGACGGAGAAGCAGGCGCCTTGgggcctcgcccgcctctcGCACCGCAAGACGCTCAACTTTGGCACCTTcaacaagtacctgtacgccGCCAGTGGCGGTGAGGGAGTCGACGCCTACGTCATCGACACCGGCTGCAACATCCAACACGTCGATTTCGAGGGCCGTGCCAAGTGGGGCAAGACGatccccgacggcgacgaggacgaggacggcaacggccacGGCACCCACTGCTCCGGCACCATCGCCGGCAAAAAGTACGGCGTGGCCAAGAAGGCCAACATCCGCGCCGTCAAGGTTCTGCGCTCCAACGGCTCCGGCAGCATGTCGGACGTGGTCCGCGGCGTCGAGTACGCCGCCATCAGCCACCTGGAGCaggtcaaggcggccaaggccggcaagCGCAAGGGCTTCAAGGGCTCCGTCGCCAACAtgtccctcggcggcggcaagacgcaggctctcgacgcggccgtcaACGCGGCCGTCAAGACGGGCGTCcacttcgccgtcgccgccggcaacgacaacgccgacgcctgcAACTactcccccgccgccgccgacgcccctctcaccgtcggcgcgagcgccctcgacgacagcCGTGCCTACTTTTCCAACTACGGCAAGTGCACCGACATCTTCGCCCCCGGCCTGAGCATCCTCTCCACCTGGATCGGCTCCAAGTACGCGACCAACACCATCTCCGGcacctcgatggcctcgcccCACATCtgcggcctcctcgcctaCTACCTGTCCCTGCAGCCCGCCAAGGATTCCGAGTTTGCCCTGGCCGACATCACGCCCAAGAAGCTCAAGGACACGCTCATCTCCATCTCTACCGAGGGCATCCTCAGCGACCTGCCCGACGAGACGCCCAACAAGCTGGCCtggaacggcggcggctgcagcGACTTTTCCAAGattgtcgacgccggcggctacaaggcgacggccgcgccCAAGAAGGCCACGACGCTGAAGAAGTTGgaggaagccgccgtcgaggacctcgtcaccgtcaggGGCAAGATTGTCAAGGGTGCCAAGTCGTTTGGCGACAGAGCCGAGATATTTGCCAAGAAGATTCAcgatctcgtcgaggaggaggtgcaGCA GTCCGTTGCCCATGTGGCAGGATCGGACGATTCGGTTGGTGCTGCCGTCGCGAAGCAGGAGCAGGCAGACACTGGACTTGCTCTGCCTCGAAAACCTCGTCTCTTCCCTCTGATGGCCAGCCGACAACATCACAACACTATCTACGTTTTGCACTTCACCAACTAG